One Sulfurimonas crateris genomic window carries:
- a CDS encoding DUF1104 domain-containing protein, translating to MRKIAMLSIMLVGMSFATDYSLMSTEELQSMRGSVPAEERDALKAEMQSRVKNMSQEERDTFKENNSKGGSKQGPQDGTGNMYKGSNGGGGGGGRRR from the coding sequence ATGAGAAAAATAGCAATGTTATCAATTATGTTAGTTGGTATGTCTTTTGCTACCGATTACTCTCTTATGAGCACGGAAGAGTTGCAAAGTATGCGAGGATCGGTTCCTGCTGAGGAGCGTGATGCTCTCAAGGCTGAGATGCAAAGCCGTGTTAAAAACATGAGTCAAGAGGAGAGAGACACCTTTAAAGAGAACAACTCAAAAGGCGGCTCTAAACAGGGTCCACAAGATGGTACAGGCAATATGTACAAGGGTTCAAACGGCGGTGGAGGCGGTGGCGGAAGAAGAAGATAA
- a CDS encoding efflux RND transporter periplasmic adaptor subunit, translated as MNKLIKYALIVILITIGAAIFYNKVYVVKSTFATTKPTIGDLHVTIRGIGNVDAKNIYTITAQSGGKIENIYFDEGMWVKKGDLLLSIDPVELPMLLDEAKLSEQKAKHEIDSAKSTLKSLEAQKVLLQTTYERYKKLMEQKFATQAEYDKAKSDLQNINAQIDASKAQIASATSEKLRLKKSIEAIEEKITRLKIYSPTDGYIVTKEAEAAQYVLPSTPIFKIVDPKTLWVKTNIDERVAGKIKLGHKASIKLRSKPDSELRGTVERIVAVSNLVTLEREIAIGFDAPVNSFYINEQAEVEIEVAKYENAIKIPLSLVVTKSGKKGVWVAKGENAYFQEISILAQNNEEAAVSSGINQQSELLLYNGGNRPLSDGMKIYR; from the coding sequence ATGAACAAATTGATAAAATATGCTCTTATCGTCATTTTAATAACCATTGGAGCGGCTATTTTTTACAATAAAGTGTATGTTGTAAAATCAACCTTTGCCACTACAAAACCGACTATCGGTGACCTTCATGTAACCATTCGCGGCATCGGAAATGTAGATGCTAAAAATATATATACCATCACGGCACAAAGCGGCGGGAAGATAGAAAATATCTACTTTGACGAGGGGATGTGGGTAAAAAAAGGAGATCTACTTCTAAGCATTGACCCTGTTGAGCTTCCTATGCTTCTTGATGAAGCAAAACTCTCTGAGCAAAAAGCAAAACATGAAATAGATTCCGCTAAAAGCACATTGAAAAGTCTTGAAGCGCAAAAAGTGCTTCTACAAACAACATATGAGCGTTACAAAAAACTTATGGAACAGAAATTTGCTACGCAAGCGGAGTACGACAAAGCAAAGAGCGACCTTCAAAATATCAATGCGCAAATTGATGCCTCTAAGGCACAGATAGCTTCTGCAACATCCGAGAAGCTGCGCCTAAAAAAGAGCATAGAGGCAATTGAAGAGAAGATAACGCGGCTTAAGATCTACTCGCCTACGGACGGCTATATTGTAACCAAAGAAGCGGAAGCGGCGCAATATGTTCTGCCATCAACTCCTATATTTAAAATAGTCGATCCAAAAACACTCTGGGTAAAAACAAACATAGACGAGAGAGTTGCCGGCAAAATAAAACTGGGGCACAAAGCCTCTATAAAACTTCGCTCAAAGCCAGATAGTGAGCTTAGGGGAACCGTAGAGAGGATCGTTGCCGTTAGCAACCTTGTTACACTTGAGAGAGAGATCGCAATAGGTTTTGATGCGCCTGTAAACTCTTTTTATATCAACGAACAGGCTGAAGTAGAGATTGAAGTGGCAAAATATGAAAACGCTATAAAAATTCCACTTAGTCTTGTTGTTACAAAGAGTGGAAAAAAAGGGGTTTGGGTAGCAAAAGGCGAGAATGCCTATTTTCAGGAGATTTCTATCTTGGCACAAAATAATGAAGAGGCTGCCGTCTCTTCGGGCATAAACCAACAGAGCGAACTGCTCCTCTACAACGGCGGCAATAGACCCCTAAGCGATGGGATGAAGATATATAGATGA
- a CDS encoding ABC transporter permease gives MINLAARDIKHTLGKFIVTAMGVGMLLGIVLIMIGVYRGMMVEAEILLDDISADLWIVQENTMGPFAESSRVHEDLKNIIYVMQGVDKSEAMTFQNIQLPHIEKPVRVVAVGYDIYGAINPINPKRLIKGRELKSDHYEIVVTDKTGFKLSEKIELGRNFYTVVGITHNTVSNGGDPLVYISLKDAQELQFLYSNKEIQNNIARGVQSSDSFLVNTIVATVKSGYNIDEVAKDIQKWQHKSVYTAAQQKEILTKNLIEKSSKQIGLFTVILVVVSTIIIALIIYTMTLEKMKEIAIMKLMGLPNSLIISMIVKETILLGVFAFIFGNIFSHLVYDKFPKLVVLQIPDAWILFGVVIIASILASFVGVKKVISADPAAAIGG, from the coding sequence ATGATAAATTTAGCCGCTAGAGATATAAAACACACTCTTGGCAAGTTCATAGTGACAGCCATGGGAGTGGGAATGCTGCTTGGGATCGTTCTTATCATGATCGGGGTCTACCGTGGCATGATGGTTGAAGCCGAGATATTGCTTGATGACATAAGTGCGGATCTGTGGATAGTTCAGGAAAATACCATGGGACCCTTTGCAGAGTCTTCAAGAGTACATGAAGACCTAAAAAACATTATCTATGTCATGCAGGGGGTTGATAAAAGTGAAGCTATGACCTTTCAAAATATCCAGCTTCCTCACATCGAAAAACCCGTTCGAGTCGTAGCCGTCGGGTATGACATCTATGGAGCGATAAATCCTATAAATCCAAAAAGATTGATAAAAGGGCGTGAGTTAAAGAGCGACCATTATGAGATAGTAGTGACCGACAAGACTGGCTTTAAACTTAGCGAGAAAATAGAGCTTGGGCGCAACTTTTATACCGTTGTGGGCATTACGCACAACACCGTCTCAAACGGCGGCGATCCTCTTGTATATATTAGCCTCAAAGATGCGCAGGAGCTGCAGTTTTTATACTCAAACAAAGAGATTCAAAACAATATCGCCAGAGGAGTTCAAAGCTCAGACTCTTTTTTGGTAAATACGATTGTTGCAACGGTGAAGAGCGGGTATAACATAGATGAAGTAGCCAAGGATATACAAAAATGGCAGCACAAAAGCGTCTATACAGCTGCGCAGCAAAAAGAGATACTCACTAAAAACCTTATTGAGAAATCCTCAAAACAGATAGGGCTCTTTACCGTGATCCTCGTGGTAGTCTCGACTATAATCATAGCACTTATCATCTACACCATGACGCTGGAGAAGATGAAAGAGATAGCCATCATGAAGCTTATGGGGCTTCCCAACTCCCTCATCATCTCCATGATCGTAAAAGAGACTATTTTGCTTGGAGTATTTGCATTTATCTTTGGAAATATTTTCTCTCATCTTGTTTATGATAAGTTTCCCAAACTTGTAGTGCTTCAGATCCCTGATGCCTGGATACTCTTTGGAGTAGTCATTATAGCTTCTATATTAGCCTCTTTTGTGGGTGTCAAAAAAGTTATAAGCGCCGATCCTGCAGCGGCGATCGGAGGATGA
- a CDS encoding ABC transporter ATP-binding protein, translating to MSEQSAIKVKNLVKNFGKDENLVKVIENASFEIQKGEVVALIAPSGAGKTTLLMMIGCVLEPTSGEIWLGEEMVYKDKWMAKDTRRIRREKIGFIFQAHYLIPFLNVLENITLLPQANKVSEADAKKKAMELLEYLEIADKAYNMSSQLSGGQNQRVAIARALANNPQIILADEPTAALDGERSVSVIKMLKKIAREQNVAIITVTHDERILPYCDRIMKIQDRGIVFHEIEEDDIL from the coding sequence ATGAGCGAGCAGAGCGCCATAAAAGTTAAAAACTTAGTCAAAAATTTCGGCAAAGATGAAAACCTTGTCAAAGTTATAGAAAACGCATCATTTGAGATACAAAAAGGTGAAGTTGTCGCTCTCATTGCTCCAAGCGGTGCGGGAAAAACTACACTTCTAATGATGATTGGATGCGTGTTAGAACCCACAAGCGGGGAGATATGGCTTGGCGAAGAGATGGTATATAAAGACAAATGGATGGCAAAAGATACCCGCCGCATCCGAAGAGAGAAGATCGGTTTTATCTTTCAAGCTCACTATCTCATACCTTTTTTAAATGTTTTAGAAAACATTACGCTTCTTCCGCAAGCCAACAAAGTAAGCGAAGCGGATGCGAAAAAAAAGGCGATGGAGCTTTTGGAGTATCTTGAGATCGCCGATAAGGCATACAACATGTCATCTCAGCTCTCAGGCGGACAAAATCAAAGGGTCGCCATAGCACGTGCGTTAGCCAACAACCCGCAGATTATTCTGGCAGATGAGCCTACAGCGGCACTTGATGGCGAGAGGTCTGTGAGCGTTATAAAGATGCTCAAAAAAATTGCAAGAGAACAAAATGTGGCAATTATTACAGTTACACATGATGAAAGGATTCTTCCATATTGTGACAGAATCATGAAGATACAAGACAGAGGTATAGTTTTTCACGAAATAGAAGAAGATGATATTTTATAA